One segment of Bradyrhizobium sp. CB2312 DNA contains the following:
- a CDS encoding (2Fe-2S) ferredoxin domain-containing protein — translation MNTETEFELPQLYRHHVFACNTQRPPTHPHGSCGASGAQALWDRMAKAIEAEGLNDIGFTMAGCLGFCNSGPLMVVYPDGVWYRAITPEDIDEIVNSHLKQGKRVDRLVMVLKRS, via the coding sequence ATGAACACAGAAACCGAATTCGAGCTTCCTCAACTTTATAGGCATCATGTATTTGCCTGCAACACGCAGCGTCCGCCAACTCATCCGCACGGCAGCTGTGGCGCCTCCGGCGCGCAAGCCCTGTGGGATCGAATGGCCAAGGCGATCGAAGCGGAAGGCCTCAACGATATTGGCTTCACGATGGCAGGCTGCCTTGGCTTTTGTAACTCTGGTCCCTTGATGGTCGTCTATCCCGATGGAGTGTGGTATCGCGCGATCACGCCTGAGGATATTGACGAAATTGTAAACTCCCACCTCAAGCAGGGAAAACGTGTCGACCGCCTTGTGATGGTGTTAAAGCGAAGCTAG
- a CDS encoding OmpW family outer membrane protein: MENSMRTRRVLTRASLLALATSLASTPVQAADLARAPIYYKAPPIEPFNPWMIRLRVLGVLPDTSGSSVSVAGAPSLSSPSSGLSISDQAIPELDITYFFTRNVAAELILGVTSHHISGNGALTGLDIGKAWLLPPTLTLQYHFTDLGALKPYIGAGINYTAFFNQSAANTSLGGLAVTDLRISNQFGAAVQFGFDYMLNRNWGLNFDVKKLWLRPEYSATVNHSIPVAGRANIDPWLVSGGVTYKF, from the coding sequence ATGGAGAATTCGATGAGAACAAGGAGAGTTCTGACGAGGGCATCACTCCTCGCGCTAGCAACCTCGTTGGCCAGCACCCCGGTACAGGCTGCAGATCTGGCCCGGGCGCCGATCTACTATAAAGCGCCCCCGATCGAACCCTTCAATCCATGGATGATACGCCTGCGCGTGCTTGGCGTTTTGCCGGATACCTCAGGCAGCTCAGTCAGCGTCGCCGGGGCGCCCTCGCTGTCCTCACCAAGTTCTGGGCTTTCGATCAGCGATCAAGCCATACCCGAGCTCGACATCACCTACTTCTTCACGCGAAACGTTGCCGCCGAACTCATTCTTGGCGTGACCAGCCATCACATCAGCGGCAATGGCGCGCTCACTGGCCTCGATATCGGCAAAGCCTGGCTGTTGCCGCCAACATTGACCCTGCAATATCACTTCACCGATCTCGGCGCGCTCAAGCCCTATATCGGCGCGGGCATCAACTACACCGCATTCTTCAACCAATCGGCAGCCAATACGTCGCTCGGCGGTCTTGCCGTTACGGATTTGCGCATCAGCAACCAATTCGGCGCGGCGGTCCAATTCGGCTTCGATTACATGCTTAACCGTAACTGGGGCCTCAACTTTGACGTGAAGAAGCTATGGCTGCGGCCGGAGTACTCCGCGACCGTAAACCATTCGATTCCCGTCGCCGGGCGAGCCAACATCGATCCATGGCTCGTCAGCGGCGGCGTCACTTACAAGTTCTGA
- the nifH gene encoding nitrogenase iron protein yields MSSLRQIAFYGKGGIGKSTTSQNTLAALAEMGQKILIVGCDPKADSTRLILHAKAQDTILSLAASAGSVEDLELEDVMKVGYKDIRCVESGGPEPGVGCAGRGVITSINFLEENGAYENIDYVSYDVLGDVVCGGFAMPIRENKAQEIYIVMSGEMMAMYAANNISKGILKYANSGGVRLGGLICNERQTDKELELAEALAKKLGTQLIYFVPRDNVVQHAELRRMTVLEYAPDSKQADHYRNLATKVHKNGGKGIIPTPISMDELEDMLMEHGIMKPVDESIIGKTAAELAAS; encoded by the coding sequence ATGTCTTCACTGAGACAAATCGCGTTCTACGGGAAGGGCGGCATCGGCAAGTCGACCACTTCGCAGAACACGCTGGCGGCGCTGGCTGAGATGGGTCAGAAAATCCTGATTGTAGGGTGCGACCCGAAAGCGGACTCGACCCGCCTGATTTTGCACGCCAAGGCGCAAGACACGATTTTGAGCCTTGCAGCGAGTGCCGGCAGCGTGGAGGACCTCGAGCTCGAGGACGTAATGAAGGTCGGCTACAAGGACATTCGCTGCGTGGAGTCTGGTGGTCCTGAGCCGGGTGTCGGCTGCGCCGGCCGCGGCGTCATTACCTCGATCAATTTCCTGGAGGAGAACGGCGCCTACGAAAACATTGACTATGTCTCATACGACGTGCTCGGCGACGTCGTTTGCGGTGGCTTTGCGATGCCGATCCGCGAGAACAAGGCGCAGGAAATCTATATCGTGATGTCCGGTGAAATGATGGCTATGTATGCCGCGAACAATATTTCCAAGGGAATCCTGAAATACGCAAACTCTGGCGGTGTGCGGCTGGGCGGTCTGATCTGCAATGAGCGGCAGACCGACAAGGAGCTGGAACTGGCGGAAGCGTTGGCCAAGAAGCTAGGCACTCAGCTGATCTACTTCGTGCCGCGCGACAACGTGGTGCAGCATGCCGAGTTACGTCGCATGACGGTGCTCGAGTATGCACCCGATTCCAAGCAGGCCGATCACTATCGCAATCTTGCGACCAAGGTTCACAAAAATGGCGGCAAAGGCATCATCCCGACTCCAATCTCCATGGACGAGCTCGAGGACATGCTGATGGAGCATGGCATTATGAAGCCCGTGGACGAATCCATCATCGGCAAGACCGCCGCCGAACTCGCGGCCTCGTAA
- a CDS encoding DegT/DnrJ/EryC1/StrS family aminotransferase, with protein sequence MEENTSFIPLSDPDITFAELSAVETLLCSPQISNGRTTEAFEHAFAAYLGRKYAVAVSSGTIGLLLTLRALGIGPGHEVIASPYSFRETAHAISLAGARAVFADIDYWSGALVPAKAEERITANTRAIVAGNPNGHPAPWSELRAVAQRHQLLLLEDSTEAIGSSYKGELVGRFGDTAVFDFAQPVALTCGEGAMVVTDDIDIALGLRRHRAHRVDERSSVVVGSTAPYQAGMSDLTAALGLAQLKRLDEILERRRFVEQLYNAHMQSFEGIKPPYVGPDVTEVNWLLYLVHLGTRFTRLGRDAIIEDLRGAQIESAAYCQPLHLQRHYFDFGYRRCDFLVAEKIADRALALPFHTHLTNKQIEFIVETMKDASINVGAGAAIY encoded by the coding sequence GTGGAGGAGAATACATCATTCATTCCACTGTCCGATCCTGATATCACCTTCGCCGAGCTCTCTGCCGTTGAAACGCTGCTGTGTTCGCCGCAAATCTCCAACGGGCGGACTACTGAGGCGTTTGAGCACGCTTTCGCCGCCTATCTTGGTCGCAAATATGCTGTTGCGGTCTCGAGTGGTACCATAGGGCTCCTCCTTACGCTGAGGGCGCTCGGCATTGGCCCCGGGCACGAGGTTATCGCCTCTCCCTACTCCTTTCGTGAGACCGCGCATGCCATCAGTCTCGCAGGCGCACGAGCGGTATTTGCAGATATCGACTATTGGTCGGGAGCATTAGTCCCAGCGAAGGCCGAAGAGCGCATCACGGCCAACACGCGGGCGATTGTCGCCGGCAATCCCAACGGTCATCCAGCGCCGTGGTCGGAGCTGCGCGCGGTCGCGCAGCGCCATCAGCTGCTGCTTTTGGAGGATTCCACCGAGGCGATCGGATCGAGCTACAAGGGTGAGCTCGTCGGCCGCTTTGGCGACACCGCGGTGTTCGACTTTGCTCAGCCGGTGGCCCTGACCTGTGGCGAAGGCGCAATGGTGGTGACCGACGATATCGACATCGCGCTCGGCTTGCGTCGCCATCGCGCCCATCGCGTGGACGAGCGCTCTTCCGTTGTCGTCGGTAGCACGGCACCTTATCAGGCTGGCATGAGCGATCTCACGGCTGCCTTGGGCCTAGCGCAGCTCAAACGTCTCGATGAAATCCTGGAGCGCCGTCGGTTCGTCGAGCAGCTCTATAACGCGCATATGCAATCATTTGAGGGCATCAAGCCGCCTTATGTTGGCCCTGATGTAACCGAGGTGAACTGGTTGCTTTATCTCGTTCATCTGGGGACGCGCTTCACGCGATTGGGGCGCGACGCCATTATCGAAGATCTGCGCGGCGCGCAGATTGAATCCGCCGCCTATTGCCAACCGCTGCACTTGCAACGCCACTACTTTGACTTTGGCTATCGGCGTTGCGATTTCCTGGTTGCGGAAAAAATAGCAGATCGCGCTCTTGCGCTTCCGTTTCACACCCATCTCACGAACAAGCAGATCGAGTTTATCGTCGAGACCATGAAAGATGCGTCGATAAACGTGGGAGCGGGTGCCGCGATTTACTAA
- a CDS encoding Rieske 2Fe-2S domain-containing protein, whose translation MVSGQIEVFVVCPADAIERSGAMSFSLSRIDDRGESRPLQIIVVRTFGNDYFGYVNRCPHESVWLNIGSGTFFSTDRSFLRCGRHGARFEIDTGMCIDGPCDGQSLELVALAVIEGDVCLCGVNLLEDDRFADPFGDSDETMDITIHPD comes from the coding sequence CTGGTGAGCGGTCAGATCGAGGTTTTTGTCGTCTGTCCGGCCGATGCCATCGAGCGGAGTGGGGCCATGAGCTTTAGCCTGTCGCGGATTGACGATAGGGGCGAGAGCCGGCCGCTTCAGATTATTGTGGTGCGCACCTTCGGCAATGACTATTTTGGTTACGTGAATCGTTGTCCGCATGAGAGCGTCTGGCTGAACATCGGCTCCGGTACGTTTTTCTCGACGGACCGCTCCTTTCTTAGATGCGGCCGGCACGGAGCGAGATTCGAGATCGACACTGGGATGTGCATCGACGGCCCCTGTGACGGACAATCGCTTGAGCTGGTAGCGCTCGCCGTGATCGAAGGTGACGTCTGCCTGTGCGGCGTCAATCTGCTGGAGGACGATCGGTTTGCCGACCCCTTCGGGGACAGCGACGAGACCATGGATATTACGATCCATCCGGACTAA
- a CDS encoding nitrogen fixation protein NifQ — protein MSEAHFLPLMADCAVEANSQMHRGIATYRLLTGVPPADADIASDSSFDCHVLASILAAATMDGGSLPEKAGLSGLELAALLEQYFPSLEIKLAEQLSVFRCEGDEEIAMLRDLLLKQRSTERDIGRWLAAMIARRAIEPGHLWEALGLRNRGELSRLLSRHFAPLAARNVNNMRWKRFFYRMLCENEGLVMCTTPVCNQCDDFNICFGEESGESRMTERRRDFLLQAARPVVAGDWPSELPQGSAIAPSSEKASQDLVSRAEG, from the coding sequence ATGTCCGAAGCGCACTTCCTTCCGTTGATGGCTGATTGTGCCGTTGAGGCCAACAGTCAGATGCACAGGGGAATTGCAACCTACCGCCTACTCACCGGTGTGCCTCCTGCAGATGCCGATATTGCCAGTGACAGCAGTTTCGATTGCCATGTCTTAGCGTCTATCTTGGCGGCTGCCACAATGGATGGTGGCTCCCTTCCCGAGAAGGCCGGCCTGTCCGGCCTTGAACTGGCGGCCTTGCTGGAGCAGTACTTTCCCTCGCTTGAGATCAAGCTCGCGGAGCAGCTCTCGGTTTTCAGGTGCGAAGGTGACGAAGAGATCGCAATGCTGCGCGATCTCTTGCTCAAGCAACGCTCGACGGAACGGGATATTGGCCGCTGGCTGGCTGCCATGATAGCGCGGCGCGCCATTGAGCCAGGCCATCTGTGGGAAGCTCTCGGCTTGCGCAATCGCGGCGAACTCTCCCGGCTGCTGAGCCGCCATTTCGCGCCGCTCGCCGCGCGCAATGTCAACAATATGCGCTGGAAGCGCTTCTTCTACCGCATGCTTTGCGAGAATGAAGGCCTCGTGATGTGCACGACACCCGTGTGCAACCAATGTGACGACTTCAACATCTGCTTCGGCGAAGAAAGCGGTGAGAGCCGGATGACCGAGCGCCGGCGGGATTTTCTGTTGCAGGCCGCTCGGCCGGTCGTTGCCGGTGACTGGCCATCTGAGCTGCCACAAGGGTCCGCGATCGCACCATCATCGGAGAAAGCCTCGCAGGATTTGGTAAGCCGCGCGGAAGGTTGA